A region from the Streptosporangium sp. NBC_01756 genome encodes:
- a CDS encoding cytochrome P450 family protein encodes MEKRCPVLDPTGQDIHHQADTLRAQGSAVQVELPGGVLVWSVNSYAVSKRLLSDPKASKSARNHWPAFVNGEIRPDWEMISWVAMDNVSTTYGADHRRLRRLIGKAFTSRRTEEIRPRVVKLTTMLLDALTTVPPGEVVDLKARFAYPLPGMLVADLIGMSEEARVATAKVIDMMADTTIGPEQAQEVLLGWRTAIADLIALKRAQPGEDITSDLIAARDEDGSRLSEQELADTIFAILGAGSETTINFFDQAIIELLSHPEQLELVRSGQVSWDDVINEVLRLESPIANLPLRYAVEDIDLGDVTIPKGDPILVNYAAIGRDPALHGESRCAFDITRPDKEHLSFGHGPHYCLGAGIAVMVATVGLSTLFERFPDLSLAVPVKEIQPLPTFIFNGHRTLPVRLTAVDSSVAEAA; translated from the coding sequence ATGGAGAAGCGCTGCCCCGTCCTGGATCCGACTGGCCAGGACATCCACCACCAAGCCGACACGCTGCGCGCGCAGGGCTCCGCCGTCCAGGTGGAACTGCCTGGAGGCGTGCTCGTCTGGTCGGTCAACAGCTACGCCGTGAGCAAGCGGCTGCTGAGCGACCCCAAGGCCAGCAAGAGCGCCCGCAACCACTGGCCGGCGTTCGTCAACGGCGAGATCCGGCCGGACTGGGAGATGATCAGCTGGGTGGCGATGGACAACGTGTCCACCACCTACGGCGCCGACCACCGCCGGCTGCGCCGGCTGATCGGCAAGGCGTTCACCTCACGGCGGACCGAGGAGATCCGTCCGCGGGTGGTCAAGCTGACCACGATGCTGCTGGACGCCCTGACCACCGTGCCGCCCGGCGAGGTGGTGGACCTCAAGGCGCGGTTCGCCTACCCGCTGCCCGGCATGCTGGTCGCGGACCTGATCGGCATGTCCGAGGAGGCCCGGGTCGCGACCGCGAAGGTCATCGACATGATGGCGGACACCACCATCGGCCCGGAGCAGGCTCAGGAGGTTCTGCTGGGCTGGCGCACCGCCATCGCCGACCTGATCGCACTCAAGCGGGCCCAGCCCGGCGAGGACATCACCAGCGACCTGATCGCCGCCCGGGACGAGGACGGCTCGCGGCTGAGTGAGCAGGAGCTCGCTGACACGATCTTCGCGATCCTCGGCGCGGGTTCGGAGACCACGATCAACTTCTTCGACCAGGCGATCATCGAGTTGCTCAGCCACCCCGAGCAGCTCGAACTGGTCAGGTCCGGGCAGGTCAGCTGGGACGACGTCATCAACGAGGTACTGCGGCTGGAGTCGCCGATTGCGAACCTGCCGCTGCGGTACGCCGTCGAGGACATCGACCTGGGCGACGTGACCATCCCCAAGGGGGACCCGATCCTGGTCAACTACGCCGCGATCGGCCGCGACCCCGCCCTGCACGGCGAGTCGAGGTGCGCCTTCGACATCACGCGACCGGACAAGGAGCACCTGTCCTTCGGCCACGGCCCGCACTACTGCCTCGGCGCGGGTATCGCCGTCATGGTGGCGACGGTCGGCCTGTCCACGCTGTTCGAACGCTTCCCCGACCTGAGCCTCGCCGTTCCGGTCAAGGAGATACAGCCGCTGCCGACGTTCATCTTCAACGGTCACCGCACCCTCCCGGTCCGCCTGACCGCGGTCGACAGCAGCGTCGCCGAGGCCGCCTGA
- a CDS encoding acyl-CoA thioesterase has translation MSNYYEFRHSVGFEETNFVGNVYYVNYLRWQGHCREKFLKEKVPSVLAEIMHSDLKLFTLKAECDFFAEITAFDELSVRMRLEELTQTQIEFSFDYVWLKDGLENLVARGKQRIACMRGPNNETVPERVPAELREALAPYHGTQFARRVSAGTTASTVAGE, from the coding sequence ATGAGCAACTACTACGAGTTCCGCCACAGCGTTGGCTTCGAGGAGACCAACTTCGTCGGCAACGTGTACTACGTCAACTACCTGCGCTGGCAGGGCCACTGCCGGGAGAAGTTCCTCAAGGAGAAGGTGCCCAGTGTGCTCGCCGAGATCATGCACAGCGATCTGAAGCTGTTCACGCTCAAGGCCGAGTGCGATTTCTTCGCCGAGATCACCGCGTTCGACGAGCTGTCGGTGCGCATGCGCCTGGAGGAGCTGACCCAGACCCAGATCGAGTTCAGCTTCGACTACGTGTGGCTCAAGGACGGCCTGGAGAACCTGGTGGCCCGGGGCAAGCAGCGGATCGCGTGCATGCGCGGGCCGAACAACGAGACGGTCCCCGAGCGGGTGCCGGCCGAACTGCGCGAGGCGCTGGCCCCGTACCACGGCACGCAGTTCGCCCGGCGGGTGTCCGCGGGGACGACGGCGTCGACGGTGGCTGGAGAGTGA
- a CDS encoding MFS transporter: MTSVDVSEKAGTREWVGLAVLVLTAMLISFDFFVLLLALPQLSADLGADGVQQLWIMDIYGFFVGGLLITMGGLGDRIGRRKLLLIGGTGFALASVLTAYSTSPEMLIAARALLGIFGATLVPSTLSLLSHMFKDPKERGLAIGIWAGAFTVGAILGPITGGILLEYFWWGSVFLIGVPILALLLILGPSMLPEFRNPDAGRLDLVSVFQSLAAILPFIYGIKETAKYGLQPLPVLALLIGIVFGVLFVRRQNRLTHPLLDLKLFSISNVRVGLLGLFGYSLLTGAVLLLMSQWLQSVAGLSAFEAGLALVPGMITSTLASMAAPILARRFRPAYLIGIGLLITVVGLVVITQASSSAPLVIGAFAVWTIGGAPVEALGIGLILGATPPEKAGSASALPQVFNEMGSALGFALLGTVATVIYRVKLTGAVPAEVPPAAVAAAQESVAGAKAAAQTLPEQLGEALLGPARLAYNSGMHVVALIAAVLLAAVAVLIMVKLRHEPPLGAAEGEGAATEAA, from the coding sequence ATGACTTCCGTGGACGTATCCGAGAAGGCGGGAACGCGCGAGTGGGTCGGCTTGGCCGTGCTGGTGCTGACCGCGATGCTCATCTCGTTCGACTTCTTCGTGCTGCTCCTGGCTCTTCCGCAGCTGAGTGCCGATCTGGGCGCCGACGGCGTCCAACAGCTGTGGATCATGGACATCTACGGCTTCTTCGTCGGTGGCCTCCTGATCACGATGGGCGGCCTCGGCGACCGGATCGGTCGCCGGAAGCTGCTGCTGATCGGTGGCACCGGGTTTGCCCTGGCCTCCGTGCTCACGGCGTACTCGACCAGCCCGGAGATGCTGATCGCGGCCCGCGCGCTGCTCGGCATCTTCGGCGCCACCTTGGTGCCCTCGACGCTGTCGCTGCTCAGCCACATGTTCAAGGACCCGAAGGAGAGGGGCCTCGCCATCGGCATCTGGGCGGGGGCCTTCACGGTCGGTGCGATCCTCGGCCCGATCACCGGCGGCATCCTGCTCGAATACTTCTGGTGGGGTTCGGTGTTCCTGATCGGCGTGCCGATCCTGGCGCTGCTGCTGATACTGGGCCCGAGCATGCTTCCCGAGTTCCGCAACCCCGACGCCGGCCGGCTCGACCTGGTCAGCGTCTTCCAGTCGCTGGCCGCGATCCTGCCGTTCATCTACGGCATCAAGGAGACCGCCAAGTACGGCCTGCAGCCGCTGCCCGTGCTGGCGCTGCTCATCGGGATCGTGTTCGGTGTGCTGTTCGTCCGCCGCCAGAACCGGTTGACCCATCCACTGCTCGACCTGAAGCTGTTCAGCATCTCGAACGTCCGGGTCGGGCTGCTCGGCCTGTTCGGGTACAGCCTGCTGACCGGCGCGGTGCTGCTGCTGATGTCCCAGTGGCTGCAGTCGGTCGCCGGGCTGTCGGCGTTCGAAGCGGGCCTTGCGCTGGTGCCCGGCATGATCACATCGACGCTCGCCTCGATGGCTGCTCCGATTCTCGCTCGCAGGTTCCGGCCGGCCTACCTCATCGGTATCGGCTTGCTGATCACCGTTGTCGGGCTGGTGGTCATCACCCAGGCAAGTTCCTCGGCGCCGCTGGTCATCGGCGCCTTCGCCGTCTGGACGATCGGCGGCGCACCGGTCGAGGCGCTGGGCATCGGGCTGATCCTCGGCGCCACGCCGCCGGAGAAGGCCGGGTCGGCGTCGGCGCTGCCGCAGGTGTTCAACGAGATGGGGTCGGCGCTGGGCTTCGCCCTGCTGGGTACCGTCGCCACGGTGATCTACCGGGTGAAGTTGACCGGCGCGGTCCCGGCGGAGGTGCCGCCCGCGGCCGTCGCGGCGGCGCAGGAGAGCGTGGCCGGCGCAAAGGCCGCGGCGCAGACGCTGCCCGAGCAGTTGGGTGAGGCGCTGCTGGGTCCGGCACGCCTGGCGTACAACAGCGGCATGCACGTCGTCGCCTTGATCGCCGCGGTGCTGCTCGCCGCCGTGGCCGTGCTCATCATGGTCAAGCTGCGGCACGAGCCGCCGCTGGGCGCGGCAGAGGGCGAGGGCGCGGCCACCGAGGCGGCGTAA
- a CDS encoding class I SAM-dependent methyltransferase, with the protein MNAPVTHSTVAELVRSFTSATPDGLDAAFQRLVGALWNEGKLTDLALEATPAVVTALDEVGPDRQGHLAVLLGLLAEAEYPRLDGEVATAVRAGLDRYLDLVRGGTSRQPLTLALLYLLAHFPADRDRILAVTGELSLEIEERTRLERGLAELDPQDPDLGRVWPAPSVWAGDDKAAAFAKAAARGLTPQQIVTNWENDTRTLWAYTGALAYWAVRNGPPAPVAVRTVPEQQTIEQPPVRQTDETFGSRAALLRCPTCHGPIELHETGARCTTCATTYPSANGILDLSAGVRDDQPTHEATSDLLQKLTEMPTMGLVYEAVQRPAYLRLAGSNFGDEVTPADEDAYLAETLRSTEGPVVDVAAGAGRWTAVVAEAVGADRLTAVDMLLPMLNVLRGRLPEVPAVRGSALNLPFGDGTVGVITLWNALQAFPDDAATAIAEIGRCLRPGGIFTMMTYRWSDDPIARYFQASHFFPSRPDGHLLFELNQIRQWLADAGLVVRKESSSTGTFVFVTAERTA; encoded by the coding sequence ATGAATGCTCCCGTAACCCACTCGACTGTCGCTGAATTGGTGCGTTCGTTCACCAGCGCGACACCCGACGGCCTCGACGCGGCGTTTCAACGACTTGTCGGCGCGCTGTGGAACGAGGGGAAGCTGACCGACCTCGCGCTGGAGGCGACGCCGGCGGTGGTGACCGCGCTCGACGAGGTCGGTCCCGACCGCCAAGGGCACCTCGCCGTCCTGCTCGGCCTGCTCGCCGAGGCGGAGTACCCGCGACTCGACGGGGAGGTGGCCACCGCCGTCCGCGCCGGCCTGGACCGTTACCTGGACCTGGTGCGCGGCGGCACGAGCAGGCAGCCGCTGACGCTCGCGCTGCTCTATCTGCTGGCCCACTTCCCCGCCGACCGGGACCGCATTCTCGCCGTCACCGGCGAACTCTCCCTTGAAATCGAGGAGCGGACCCGGCTGGAACGCGGACTGGCCGAACTCGACCCGCAGGACCCCGATCTCGGCCGGGTGTGGCCCGCGCCGTCGGTGTGGGCGGGCGACGACAAGGCCGCGGCCTTCGCCAAGGCCGCGGCGCGGGGCCTCACCCCCCAGCAGATCGTCACGAACTGGGAGAACGACACCCGGACCCTCTGGGCGTACACCGGCGCCTTGGCCTACTGGGCGGTACGCAACGGCCCGCCCGCCCCGGTGGCCGTCCGCACCGTTCCCGAGCAGCAGACCATCGAGCAGCCGCCGGTCCGGCAGACCGACGAGACGTTCGGCTCGCGCGCCGCGCTGCTGCGCTGCCCCACCTGCCACGGCCCGATCGAACTGCACGAGACCGGCGCCCGGTGCACCACGTGCGCCACCACGTACCCGAGTGCCAACGGGATCCTCGACCTGTCCGCCGGCGTCCGTGACGACCAGCCGACCCACGAGGCGACCTCGGACCTGCTGCAGAAACTGACTGAGATGCCCACCATGGGCCTGGTGTACGAGGCCGTGCAGCGCCCTGCCTACCTGCGGTTGGCGGGCAGCAACTTCGGTGACGAGGTCACCCCGGCCGACGAGGACGCCTACCTCGCCGAGACCCTCCGGTCCACCGAGGGCCCGGTCGTGGACGTGGCCGCCGGGGCCGGCCGGTGGACCGCCGTGGTGGCCGAGGCCGTCGGTGCCGACCGGCTGACCGCGGTGGACATGCTCCTGCCCATGCTCAACGTGCTGCGCGGCCGGCTGCCCGAGGTGCCCGCCGTACGGGGCAGCGCCCTCAACCTGCCGTTCGGCGACGGCACCGTCGGCGTGATCACCCTCTGGAACGCCCTGCAGGCGTTCCCCGACGACGCTGCGACGGCCATCGCCGAGATCGGCCGCTGCCTGCGTCCTGGCGGCATCTTCACGATGATGACGTACCGGTGGAGCGATGACCCGATCGCCCGCTACTTCCAGGCGTCGCACTTCTTCCCCAGCCGCCCGGACGGCCACCTGCTGTTCGAGCTCAACCAGATCCGGCAGTGGCTCGCCGACGCGGGACTGGTGGTGCGCAAGGAGTCGTCGAGCACCGGGACGTTCGTGTTCGTCACGGCCGAGCGCACAGCCTGA
- a CDS encoding acyl-CoA dehydrogenase family protein, with product MPKTVIPTREQLVDRAAELVPLLQRHARWAEDNRRLHDEVVEALNDAGMFKLRRPKHYGGYEVDTRTLVDVAAELARGDGSAAWVASVYWIPGWMACMFPDEVQDEVFAAPDTRVCGTLSPSAMAAPADGGVVVTGKWQFISGAHHSNWQEIIAILVPPDGDPYPIMALVPISDLLIVDDWHTAGLKGTGSVSTVARDVFIPQERVLPLPTVLQGRTASKRNAESAIYRVPLLPTAAASSVGPVLGLARAASETFLKRLPNRKITYTGYDNQRDAPITHLQVADASQKIDQAEFHAHRLATLVDTKAVEGSDWKLEERARARADLGTVVRLAKEAVDILAAASGGSSIYLDVPIQRIARDVQAVSTHALLNPNTNAELYGRVLCGLEPNTLYI from the coding sequence GTGCCCAAGACTGTCATTCCGACACGGGAGCAGCTCGTCGACCGCGCGGCCGAACTGGTGCCGCTGCTGCAAAGACATGCGCGCTGGGCGGAGGACAACCGCCGGCTGCACGACGAGGTGGTGGAGGCGCTCAACGACGCGGGCATGTTCAAGCTGCGCCGGCCGAAGCACTACGGCGGATACGAAGTGGACACCCGCACACTCGTCGACGTCGCCGCGGAGCTCGCCCGCGGCGACGGCTCGGCGGCCTGGGTGGCGTCGGTGTACTGGATTCCGGGCTGGATGGCGTGCATGTTCCCGGACGAGGTGCAGGACGAGGTGTTCGCCGCACCGGACACCCGGGTGTGCGGCACGCTGAGCCCGAGCGCGATGGCCGCCCCCGCCGACGGTGGCGTCGTGGTCACCGGCAAGTGGCAGTTCATCAGCGGTGCCCACCACTCGAACTGGCAGGAGATCATCGCGATCCTCGTGCCGCCGGACGGCGATCCGTACCCGATCATGGCGCTGGTTCCGATCTCGGACCTGCTGATCGTGGACGACTGGCACACCGCGGGGCTGAAGGGCACCGGCAGCGTCAGCACGGTGGCCAGGGACGTGTTCATCCCGCAGGAGCGCGTCCTGCCGTTGCCCACCGTGCTGCAGGGCCGTACGGCTTCGAAGCGGAACGCCGAGTCGGCGATCTACCGGGTCCCGCTGCTGCCGACCGCCGCCGCGTCCTCGGTCGGCCCGGTGCTCGGCCTCGCGCGGGCCGCCAGCGAGACCTTCCTCAAGCGGCTGCCCAACCGGAAGATCACCTACACCGGCTACGACAACCAGCGTGACGCGCCGATCACTCACCTGCAGGTGGCCGACGCCTCGCAGAAGATCGACCAGGCCGAGTTCCACGCCCACCGCCTGGCCACCCTGGTGGACACCAAGGCCGTCGAGGGCTCGGACTGGAAGCTCGAAGAGCGCGCCCGCGCCCGCGCCGACCTCGGTACGGTGGTCCGGCTGGCCAAGGAGGCGGTGGACATCCTGGCCGCGGCCAGCGGCGGTTCGTCGATCTACCTCGATGTGCCGATCCAGCGCATCGCGCGCGATGTGCAGGCCGTCAGCACGCACGCGCTGCTGAACCCCAACACCAACGCCGAGCTCTACGGCCGGGTGTTGTGCGGCCTCGAACCCAACACGCTCTACATCTGA
- a CDS encoding FAD-binding oxidoreductase, translating into MTTFDGLGTTVSLPGEAAYEAATQVFNLAAPARPAAAVTATTLDQIRAALGHARAEGLPVRVHSTGHAAAATGPMEGSLLIRAELAGDVEIDASRHLARIPSGTRWGAVVEAAAPHGLAVPHGSSPTVGAVGFLLGGGLSPYGRQLGLAVNSVRAIELVTADGELRRVDATHDPDLFWALRGGGGGFGIVTAVEVELFAAAGVVTGTTYWTAEHAEPLLTRWLEWTRDAPREVTTSLRLMNIPPLPDVPPALVGSTLAVDGAVLVPATGDPAAARRMTDRLLEPLLAVADPVMNTWAVTSLSGALEVHMDPTDPVPFAGDHMLLSDLDGDGVAEFLKLLGPGSGSPLIVAGLRHLGGAFAEPSPDGGALDHLDAPYCYAGSGVPVDAPTARALGEHQAKVRAALRPWDTGWTVPSFVESFAQPQRHLDALAVRRADLVRTRVDPDGLFRGDIAPNATALW; encoded by the coding sequence ATGACCACGTTCGATGGACTTGGAACGACCGTCTCACTGCCGGGCGAGGCGGCCTACGAAGCAGCGACGCAGGTTTTCAATCTCGCCGCGCCGGCTCGGCCGGCTGCCGCGGTGACGGCCACGACCCTCGACCAGATCCGCGCCGCGCTGGGCCATGCCCGCGCCGAGGGGCTGCCCGTGCGCGTCCACAGCACGGGCCACGCCGCGGCCGCGACAGGCCCGATGGAGGGCTCGCTGCTGATCAGGGCCGAGTTGGCGGGCGACGTCGAGATCGACGCCTCCCGCCACCTGGCCCGGATCCCCTCCGGCACGCGCTGGGGCGCGGTGGTGGAGGCCGCCGCGCCGCACGGCCTTGCCGTACCCCATGGCTCCTCCCCCACCGTGGGAGCCGTCGGCTTTCTCCTCGGCGGCGGGCTGAGCCCGTACGGCAGGCAGCTGGGGCTGGCGGTGAACAGCGTCCGGGCGATCGAGCTGGTGACAGCCGACGGGGAGCTGCGGCGGGTGGACGCGACCCACGATCCCGACCTGTTCTGGGCCCTGCGCGGCGGGGGTGGCGGCTTCGGCATCGTGACGGCCGTCGAGGTCGAGCTGTTCGCGGCCGCCGGCGTCGTCACCGGTACCACCTACTGGACGGCAGAGCACGCCGAACCCCTGCTGACGCGCTGGCTGGAGTGGACACGCGACGCGCCCCGTGAGGTGACCACCTCCCTGCGACTGATGAACATCCCGCCGCTGCCGGACGTACCCCCGGCCCTTGTCGGCTCGACGCTGGCCGTCGACGGAGCCGTTCTCGTTCCGGCCACCGGTGACCCGGCGGCCGCGCGGCGCATGACGGACCGGTTGCTGGAGCCGCTGCTGGCCGTAGCCGACCCGGTGATGAACACCTGGGCCGTCACGTCGCTGTCCGGGGCCCTGGAGGTCCACATGGATCCGACGGACCCGGTCCCGTTCGCCGGCGACCACATGCTCCTGTCCGACCTGGACGGGGACGGGGTCGCGGAGTTCCTGAAACTGCTCGGTCCCGGTTCCGGATCACCGCTGATCGTCGCCGGTCTGCGGCACCTCGGCGGGGCGTTCGCGGAGCCCAGCCCGGACGGCGGGGCACTCGACCACCTCGACGCGCCCTACTGCTACGCGGGTTCGGGCGTCCCGGTCGACGCCCCGACCGCACGAGCGCTCGGGGAGCACCAGGCGAAGGTCCGCGCGGCCCTGCGGCCGTGGGACACCGGGTGGACCGTTCCCTCGTTCGTGGAGAGCTTCGCGCAGCCGCAGCGGCACCTGGACGCTCTCGCGGTCCGCCGGGCCGACCTCGTCCGCACCCGGGTCGACCCGGACGGACTGTTCCGCGGGGACATCGCTCCGAACGCCACGGCGCTGTGGTGA
- a CDS encoding FAD-binding oxidoreductase: protein MTTTAGTESLSVDRLDPELYGQIIKPGDAEYDKARTVYAGGIDHRPAVIIRPADAVQVSRIVTLARKTGEELSIRSGGHSSVGHSISDGGICLDLAAMKGLDIDVEGRTAWVQTGMTTGEYVVAIGEHGLVTGFGDADTVGIGGIALGGGVGYLVRKHGLTVDDVLAAEIVTADGEILDVDEDNHPDLFWAIRGGGGNFGVVTRFKFRLHELESIYGGLLVLPATPEAIVAFVAASDAAPEELSTIANIMSAPPVPFLPEELHGTPVNFAMICYAGPTEAGEQALAPFRAITPLADMVETMPYSGMYPHEEEEHPVAASTNMFIDYVDLAVAENIVERLGSSTALMAATQLRVLGGAMARVPADATAFAHRKSRIMVNLAAVYEDPAEADHHAAWVADFAASLKQSDNGVYVNFLLNEGEERIRAAYPGGVYERLAKIKAKYDPANLFHLNQNIPPAADR from the coding sequence GTGACAACAACCGCAGGAACCGAGTCCTTGTCCGTCGATCGCCTCGATCCTGAGCTGTACGGGCAGATCATCAAGCCCGGGGATGCCGAGTACGACAAGGCGCGCACCGTGTACGCCGGCGGAATCGACCACCGGCCGGCGGTCATCATCCGGCCGGCCGACGCCGTCCAGGTCTCCCGGATCGTCACGCTCGCCAGGAAGACCGGCGAAGAGCTGTCGATCCGCAGCGGGGGGCACAGCAGCGTGGGCCACAGCATCTCCGACGGAGGTATCTGTCTCGACCTGGCCGCGATGAAGGGCCTGGACATCGACGTCGAAGGCCGGACGGCGTGGGTGCAGACCGGCATGACGACCGGAGAGTACGTCGTCGCGATCGGCGAGCACGGTCTGGTCACCGGATTCGGGGACGCCGACACCGTGGGCATCGGCGGCATCGCGCTGGGCGGCGGTGTCGGCTATCTCGTGCGCAAGCACGGCCTCACCGTCGACGATGTACTCGCCGCCGAGATCGTCACGGCTGACGGGGAGATCCTCGATGTCGACGAGGACAATCACCCGGACCTGTTCTGGGCGATCCGCGGTGGAGGCGGGAACTTCGGTGTGGTCACCCGGTTCAAGTTCCGCCTGCACGAACTGGAGAGCATCTACGGCGGCCTTCTGGTGCTGCCCGCCACCCCCGAGGCCATCGTCGCCTTCGTCGCGGCGTCCGACGCGGCCCCCGAGGAGCTGTCCACGATCGCGAACATCATGTCGGCACCGCCGGTGCCTTTCCTGCCCGAGGAGCTCCACGGCACGCCGGTCAACTTCGCCATGATCTGCTACGCGGGCCCCACCGAGGCCGGCGAGCAGGCTCTCGCGCCGTTCCGGGCCATCACTCCGCTGGCCGACATGGTGGAGACCATGCCGTACTCGGGCATGTATCCGCATGAGGAGGAGGAGCACCCCGTCGCCGCCTCCACCAACATGTTCATCGACTACGTCGACCTCGCGGTCGCCGAGAACATCGTCGAGCGCCTCGGGTCCTCGACGGCGCTGATGGCCGCGACGCAACTGCGGGTCCTGGGCGGGGCCATGGCACGGGTGCCCGCCGACGCCACCGCGTTCGCCCACCGCAAGAGCCGCATCATGGTCAACCTGGCCGCCGTCTACGAGGACCCCGCCGAGGCCGACCACCACGCCGCCTGGGTGGCCGACTTCGCCGCCTCGCTCAAGCAGAGCGACAACGGCGTCTACGTCAACTTCCTGCTCAACGAGGGCGAGGAACGGATCAGGGCGGCCTACCCGGGCGGCGTCTACGAGCGGCTTGCCAAGATCAAGGCGAAGTACGACCCGGCCAACCTGTTCCACCTGAACCAGAACATTCCGCCGGCAGCCGATCGCTGA
- a CDS encoding flavin reductase family protein translates to MSGEQLLAPLRRDQAESTSGPGDEMVSASLREVLSKLATGVTVLTTGGERGHGMTANAFCSVSLDPPLALCCVARPARIHEAILSTRSFGVSLLAADQQHLAKYFADRTRPQGMAQFDGVDWVPGPQTGAPLLVGSLAWVECGLTEVYHGGDHSIFLGEVLTSSRGTDRAALLFFSGAYHRLATPGNPAEPA, encoded by the coding sequence ATGTCGGGGGAACAGCTGTTGGCCCCGCTGCGGCGGGACCAGGCGGAGTCTACGAGCGGACCAGGGGACGAGATGGTCTCGGCGTCGCTGCGCGAGGTGCTGTCGAAACTCGCCACCGGCGTGACCGTGCTGACCACCGGTGGCGAGCGCGGGCACGGCATGACGGCCAACGCGTTCTGCTCGGTGTCGCTGGATCCGCCGCTGGCGCTGTGCTGTGTGGCCCGGCCGGCGCGCATCCACGAGGCGATCCTGTCCACGCGCAGTTTCGGCGTGTCCCTCCTCGCGGCCGACCAGCAGCACCTGGCCAAATACTTCGCCGACCGGACCCGGCCGCAGGGCATGGCCCAGTTCGACGGGGTCGACTGGGTGCCGGGCCCGCAGACGGGTGCGCCGCTGCTGGTCGGGTCGCTGGCCTGGGTGGAGTGCGGGCTGACCGAGGTCTATCACGGCGGCGACCATTCGATCTTCCTCGGCGAGGTGCTGACGTCGAGCCGGGGAACCGACCGGGCCGCGCTGCTGTTCTTCTCCGGTGCCTACCACCGGCTCGCGACGCCGGGGAATCCGGCGGAACCGGCGTAG
- a CDS encoding LLM class F420-dependent oxidoreductase — MKIGLEFAEFGWDGGPAELGRTLKQIVRVADDAGFDLIGVGDHVWQGPHAGGPEQPQLECFTTLAAIAAHTRRCRVAPVVAGVHFREPALLAKMVTTLDVLSGGRAMLGIGAGWYADEATGMGFPFPPLVQRFEMLEEALQICLRLWHGERGDERPFEGAHYRLKRPLNLPQSLTRPHPPIMIGGDGRKTLRLVARYADACNIYPGPGFEAKLDLLRTYCAEEDRDYDAIEKTVVFPFTVGTDGTGVAALTGDLRGWADAGIQTAIGILSGTDLVRQVEIIGEKVIPAVADV, encoded by the coding sequence ATGAAGATTGGCTTGGAGTTCGCGGAGTTCGGCTGGGACGGCGGGCCGGCCGAGTTGGGCCGCACGCTCAAGCAGATCGTCCGAGTCGCCGATGACGCCGGGTTCGACCTGATCGGGGTCGGCGATCACGTCTGGCAGGGACCGCACGCCGGCGGTCCGGAGCAGCCGCAGCTTGAGTGCTTCACCACGCTCGCCGCCATCGCCGCCCACACGCGACGGTGCCGGGTCGCCCCGGTGGTCGCCGGCGTCCACTTCCGGGAGCCGGCGCTGCTGGCCAAGATGGTGACCACGTTGGACGTGCTGTCCGGCGGCCGGGCGATGCTCGGCATCGGCGCGGGCTGGTACGCCGACGAGGCCACCGGCATGGGTTTCCCGTTCCCGCCACTGGTGCAGCGGTTCGAGATGCTCGAGGAGGCGCTGCAGATCTGCCTTCGGCTGTGGCATGGCGAACGCGGCGACGAGCGCCCGTTCGAGGGCGCGCACTACCGGCTGAAACGACCGTTGAACCTGCCGCAGAGCCTGACCCGGCCGCACCCGCCCATCATGATCGGCGGTGACGGCCGCAAGACGCTGCGTCTGGTGGCCCGCTACGCCGACGCCTGCAACATCTACCCGGGCCCGGGCTTCGAAGCGAAGCTCGACCTGCTGCGCACGTACTGCGCCGAGGAGGACCGCGACTACGACGCGATCGAGAAGACCGTCGTCTTCCCGTTCACCGTCGGTACGGACGGGACCGGCGTCGCCGCGTTGACCGGGGACCTGCGCGGATGGGCCGATGCCGGCATCCAGACCGCGATCGGCATCCTGTCGGGCACCGACCTGGTGCGGCAGGTGGAGATCATCGGCGAGAAGGTCATCCCGGCCGTCGCCGACGTGTGA